A single region of the Phycisphaerae bacterium RAS1 genome encodes:
- the mltA gene encoding Membrane-bound lytic murein transglycosylase A precursor, with product MSRARAASTSRSIMLVLGAFAVLLGTACQQPQEEMKPFEPKTGKDYTRPLPPGQLALRKIGPEAYPDFSQGFNHRAGLEDAIRNSLDYLSKPSSKKYYPYGDVTHERAIASLKRFLQALQSAKSGQELDAAIRRDFDVYQSVGCDDVGTVLFTGYYCPIFEGRKQRDERFRYPLYKLPPDLVKDAEGKTLGRKLPGGGTGPYPSRREIDEGRILEGMEIAWLSDPFEAYVCSVQGSAKLRQPDGSLYELGYAGNNGYTYTPVAEAMIRDGAIRKEDLSLQTLIRYFKEHPDKVSHYCWQNPRFIFFREAPGGPFGSLGQPVIPFRSVATDKEVYPRACLAFHDTTIPRLYQGQIMQMRTGAFVLDQDTGGAIRAAGRCDVFMGIGPDAEAIAGRTLAEGHLYYVFVKSYGSEQAAATPAPSSGR from the coding sequence ATGTCTCGTGCGCGTGCGGCGTCGACGTCTCGGTCAATCATGCTGGTGCTGGGGGCTTTCGCGGTTCTGCTCGGTACGGCGTGCCAGCAGCCACAGGAGGAAATGAAGCCCTTTGAGCCAAAGACGGGCAAGGACTACACACGCCCGCTGCCGCCCGGGCAGCTTGCGCTGCGGAAGATCGGCCCCGAGGCGTATCCGGACTTCTCACAAGGCTTCAACCACCGCGCCGGCCTGGAAGATGCGATTCGCAACAGCCTCGACTATCTCTCCAAGCCGTCCAGCAAGAAGTACTACCCATATGGCGACGTCACGCACGAGCGCGCAATCGCCTCGCTGAAGCGCTTTCTGCAAGCGCTCCAATCCGCAAAATCAGGTCAGGAACTCGATGCCGCGATTCGCCGCGATTTTGATGTTTATCAGTCGGTCGGCTGCGACGACGTCGGCACGGTGCTTTTCACCGGCTACTACTGCCCGATTTTCGAAGGCCGCAAGCAGCGCGACGAACGTTTCCGCTATCCGCTGTACAAGCTCCCGCCCGATCTGGTGAAAGACGCCGAAGGCAAGACGCTCGGCCGCAAACTGCCCGGCGGCGGGACGGGACCTTACCCGTCACGGCGCGAAATCGATGAAGGTCGAATTCTCGAAGGCATGGAGATCGCGTGGCTGAGCGATCCGTTTGAGGCTTACGTCTGCTCGGTGCAGGGATCGGCCAAGCTGCGCCAGCCGGACGGCTCGCTCTACGAGCTTGGTTACGCGGGCAACAATGGGTACACCTACACGCCGGTGGCGGAAGCGATGATCCGCGACGGCGCGATTCGCAAGGAAGACCTCTCGCTCCAGACGCTGATTCGCTACTTCAAGGAACATCCTGACAAGGTGTCGCACTATTGCTGGCAGAATCCGCGTTTCATCTTCTTCCGCGAAGCGCCCGGCGGGCCGTTCGGCAGCCTGGGTCAGCCGGTGATTCCATTCCGCAGCGTCGCGACCGACAAGGAAGTCTATCCGCGGGCGTGCCTGGCCTTTCACGACACGACCATCCCGCGGCTCTACCAGGGGCAGATCATGCAGATGCGCACCGGTGCGTTCGTGCTGGATCAGGACACCGGGGGCGCCATCCGGGCCGCCGGCCGCTGCGACGTGTTCATGGGCATCGGCCCCGACGCTGAAGCCATCGCCGGCAGGACGCTGGCGGAGGGGCATCTGTACTATGTTTTCGTGAAGTCCTACGGAAGTGAGCAGGCGGCGGCCACGCCGGCGCCGAGCTCCGGGCGCTAG
- the phnP gene encoding Phosphoribosyl 1,2-cyclic phosphodiesterase encodes MTAVLRLTILGSGTSHGIPMIGCDCGVCTSPDSRDRRTRTSALFSFDDRHILIDTSPELRLQCRACDVRTVHAVLFTHHHADHVVGLDDVRRFNWINRAPLDIHADARTLARLEQMFGYAFHDDPEYLSAKPQLVPHEITGPFELFGRTITPIPYMHGPLPVLGFRVGDMAYCPDCNFIPDESRGLLRGLRVLVLDALRRRPHPTHFNLEQAVEEARRIGADRTYFIHIAHELGHAETNAMLPAGMELAYDGLVCS; translated from the coding sequence GTGACCGCCGTGCTGCGGCTGACCATTCTGGGCTCCGGCACGTCGCACGGCATCCCGATGATCGGCTGCGACTGCGGCGTGTGCACCTCCCCCGATTCGCGCGACCGGCGCACGCGGACCAGTGCGCTCTTCAGCTTTGATGACCGGCACATCCTGATCGACACGTCGCCGGAGCTGCGGCTGCAGTGCCGCGCGTGCGACGTTCGAACGGTGCACGCGGTGCTGTTTACGCATCACCATGCGGATCACGTGGTCGGCCTGGACGACGTGCGGCGCTTCAACTGGATCAACCGCGCGCCGCTCGACATCCATGCCGACGCGCGCACGCTGGCGCGGCTGGAGCAGATGTTCGGATACGCTTTTCACGACGACCCGGAGTATCTCAGCGCCAAGCCGCAGCTTGTGCCGCACGAAATCACGGGGCCGTTTGAGCTCTTCGGCCGGACGATCACGCCGATTCCGTACATGCACGGTCCGCTGCCGGTTCTGGGTTTTCGCGTGGGAGATATGGCCTATTGCCCGGACTGCAATTTCATTCCCGATGAATCGCGCGGGCTGCTGCGCGGCCTGAGAGTACTGGTGCTCGACGCGCTGCGCCGCCGCCCGCACCCGACGCATTTCAACCTGGAGCAGGCCGTGGAGGAGGCGCGGCGGATCGGCGCCGACCGCACGTATTTCATTCATATTGCGCACGAACTGGGCCACGCCGAAACAAACGCCATGCTGCCTGCGGGAATGGAACTGGCCTATGATGGGCTCGTTTGCTCGTAG